The following are encoded together in the Lathyrus oleraceus cultivar Zhongwan6 chromosome 3, CAAS_Psat_ZW6_1.0, whole genome shotgun sequence genome:
- the LOC127129289 gene encoding chloroplast envelope quinone oxidoreductase homolog, with the protein MERLMLAVQYNAYDGGANALQHVEVPIPSPNKDEILIKMEAASINPLDWKIQKRILWPILPAKFPYIPCMDVAGEVMEVGRGVTKFKVGDKVVGLMSPFSGGGLAEFAVIKESVTASRPPEISASECAGLPIAGITALQALSQTIGIKLDGSGERKNILVTAASGGVGHYAVQLAKLGNTHVTATCGARNIEFVKSLGADEVIDYKTAEGAALKSPSGKKYDAVIHCANEFPWSIFETNLSMNGKVVDLSPTLGSVMNFALKKLTFPKKQLVPLLLLPKGGDLQYLVDLVKQGKIRTVIDSKYPITKAKDAWARCIDGHATGKIIFEF; encoded by the exons ATGGAGAGACTCATGCTTGCTGTTCAGTACAATGCCTATGATGGAGGAGCTAATGCCTTACAG CATGTTGAAGTTCCCATACCGAGTCCTAATAAAGATGAGATTTTGATAAAAATGGAAGCAGCAAGTATAAATCCACTTGATTGGAAAATACAGAAACGCATTCTGTGGCCAATTTTGCCTGCCAAATTTCCATATATACCAT GTATGGATGTTGCAGGAGAGGTCATGGAGGTTGGTAGAGGTGTTACAAAGTTCAAAGTTGGTGACAAAGTTGTAGGCTTAATGAGTCCCTTT AGTGGTGGAGGCCTAGCTGAGTTTGCTGTTATTAAGGAGAGTGTCACCGCCTCAAGACCACCAGAAATCTCAGCTTCCGAATGCGCCGGTTTACCTATTGCCGGTATAACAGCTCTCCAAGCACTTTCCCAAACAATAGGAATCAAACTAGACGGAAGCGGTGAACGGAAAAACATTTTGGTCACTGCTGCATCAGGTGGTGTAGGCCACTATGCAGTTCAATTAGCAAAACTGGGCAACACGCATGTGACGGCCACCTGCGGCGCTCGAAACATCGAATTCGTCAAAAGCTTAGGAGCTGATGAGGTGATTGATTATAAGACAGCAGAAGGTGCTGCATTAAAGAGTCCATCCGGTAAGAAATATGATGCAGTGATTCATTGTGCAAATGAGTTTCCATGGTCAATTTTTGAGACTAATTTAAGCATGAATGGTAAGGTTGTAGACTTAAGTCCTACCCTTGGTTCAGTGATGAATTTTGCTCTTAAGAAACTTACCTTCCCCAAGAAACAACTTGTGCCATTGCTTTTACTTCCAAAGGGTGGGGATCTTCAATATCTTGTTGATTTGGTTAAGCAAGGAAAGATTAGAACAGTTATTGACTCCAAATATCCTATAACAAAAGCTAAAGATGCTTGGGCTAGGTGTATTGATGGTCATGCAACTGGGAAGATCATCTTTGAGTTCTAA